The nucleotide window AATTTCTTCCAGGTTGTCAAACTTGAGATCGCATTTACAAAATAGGAACCTACAGTATGCCCAGAACAAAACTAGGGCGGAATTATTCACCACTTTCTTCCCTGTAAGCTGTAACACGCTAAACACTTCACCTACACTAATTTATATTCGTTCTCCATGAAAACTGACATCCAGACATGAATGGAGTACAAAACAATTCAAGGCGCGCGAAAACTTCGTAATAGTGTAAAGAACTGACCTGTCACGCATTTGGAGCTGATCAATCATTGTTGCCATCCTGACCTTGTCCTCCTCCTGCATGCCCTCTAGTCCCGCTAGCAGGTTCTTGTCCATACTGGAATATCTTTTGCTTCTCAATTCAGATCTCTAGGGTTCTTCGTTACAGCAGGAGCGGAGCGCAAAAAGAAACCCTGACTTCTGGATTTTTATCTGGTAAAACCCTGGGATTCTGTCATGACTCGTAAGTCATAAGACGACATCGCTCTGAGTTGGGCTGCGGACGAGGAAATGGGCTGCGTAATGGAGCCAGTATGTTTATAACTCAAAAGTTAGCCCAATTGTGGATAAAAATATGGGCCTAGGGTTTCGTTGACCCTAATTTGATTGAGGTTCCCAAAATTTAGTGGGCCTCAGTTTGGTGCACCAAGAAAGAGTGTAACTGCCACAAAATTGGGAAATTTTATCatatacacataaaaaaaacactatttttacattattttttaattttttataatttacataaatatccttataTATAATGACATATTAATCTTTAATAATGTATGTCGTTGGATTTCCAGAATTAAATCCAATGGCTCATCTTATTTGGGGCAAATCTCCCGAAAATCATTTCTTCATGACTAAAAAAATGGAAGAACGATCGGATGGTTTACTCCTCAAGGGGGCATTCGACAAGGCCAACCCCCTTTCACCCTTGTCATTTATTATGGGATCTGAGAGATTATCTCTCGATCGTTCGTTTGTTGGATAAGGACGAATCATCCAATAGCATTCATGGCATCCGCATCAGTAAGCAAGGGGACCCTATATCACATTTATTGTACAGCTGATGACGCTATTATATTTTGCATAGCTCATTGTGGTGAGGCTATTGATCAGGGCAAGAAATTCACAGAAACAAATCTGGAGGGCTGCCCTTTTTTCAGTAAGAATTGTCATGTTCCAATACAGCAAGCAACTGTGATAATTTTTATTAGTTTCCCCTTTTCCCTATTTCCcgcttatttaaaaaaaaaaaaaaaagtaaaactgTGATGAGAGGATCTAGGTCCGGTGAAAAAGATGTGATGATAGTGAAGAAGATGTGATGGATGATGACGATTTGATGACCAATCAAGTGTTAAATGTCAACTCTGGTTACgtgtaaaaaaaatgattacaaTAGTTTATCCTTTAGAATAATATGGGGAGAAAAAGATGATTTAAGTTTTTCTTCAATCTATTTTGGTAAAGAACAGTATTTTGCTTAATCTCTGTGGATACCCTCCATAATCAAAGATCCGTGGTTGAAATCAATGGAAAGAGAGTGATTGTGGTATCTCTATCAATGGAAAGAGTGAATAACACAACAACAGAAAGGAGATTCATTAATCATATACTCTGTTACAGTTCAAGCTCCCCTCACAGAAAATACTAAGCAAACTCTTTTCACGTCCACAAAGCAGCGACACATAATTTAAACAAGACACCCATTTCGGTCATGAATACAGCAACAAATCCAGGCTAAGGACTTGAACAAAGCCATGATCGTCTTATTTACAGCAAACTAGACATACAATACCAAACCAGAGGTCCAAAAGTACTTTTCAGATCTCCTCACTTCCTTATAACTAGTTATTCATAAGATCCATATCTGCTTTGTGGACGCTCCGAGTCTTTCTTCATTTGCAGGTGCATGGGTCGCAGGTGCAGTTTGCGCCACATTTGCAGCCGTTCTCTGCACCAAAGCCCATCTCAGAGCTCTCAAAGTGTCTGCAACGGAGACAAATTTCAATTAATTCCcacaaaaccatcaaaattttacaaatatattgcctaaaaaaacatatatgcatGTGATCTTATCCATACGTCCTCACTGGTGCAGCCCCAATGATTAGGGTCTCAGTGCTGGCCTTCTCTGCGAAACCCAAGTCAGGGTACATGCCGCATCTGCAAAAAAGAAACCATCATCAAGGCCTTAATCACGTGGGGAAGATTACATGCTTATCTGGGATTAGGACAAGTTTATATGATtaccaaacacaaacacaaacacaaacacaaagacGTCATATAGAAATCATATTTACAGAGTAAGGCAGAGCAATCTTTAAACTaataagaaaaaggaaaaaaaaaagtatagatACCCATTGCAGCCACTGCCGCACTTGCAGCCAGAACCACAACCACAGTTCCCTCCACAGCAAGACATGTTGTTTCAGAGAAGAAAACTAAAAGGCTTGGGAAATCAAATTCAATCTCTCAGACAAGGAAGTTCTGTATCTATCTAACAAATGCTATAAAAGCACTTATTTATAATGTGGTCGGGTGGTTCTGGATTGATAGATATCCACCGAACACGTGTATGAATCCTAGGTAGATAACGTCTTCGATTGTGGTACCGATGCTTTGTGCATTCCCCAATAAGACCTCATAAATAACGAAAATACGAGtaataaaaatctcaacaattaGTATCAGAGTTATCCCAATAATTGAATTAGACACACCATATGTAAATTTATGGGCTTTACATGTCtcacatgaaatcatgtgtgTATAATTTAGAGATAACTGACTCCTGGGATGTCTATGTACATAATAAATTTCTCGTgtaaattaaatacacttagaatctagtacaaattacaaatatgtaaatcaaagtggacttgatctcttctCTTGACATATTCCACCCGAATATGGAATCctctaattttttattgaacacttcaaacaaattctacgaatttgtaataaactccatttgaatttaattgctggacttgaatttgagacttgGAAGAACTTAGACTTTTCACTTTTgagacttgacttggatttAAGACTTGGAGGAATTTTAAGAATttcggatttagagaacttgaacttgaagaaAATTTGAGAGAGCCTTTAGATAGTTTCTCAACCTTTTCCCTCTATTTTTCCAAATGaacttggtatttataggcaaaggaaGAAGTGAAATTTACTTAATGTACCATTGGtcttaacccttgacattaagaTATTGTAgtgaaatcacttaatcaaatattatctctttgattttatttgaatttatcttagattttatctaTTTAACtaacttaatttgatttgagcttcatacattattttaatttagaaacCATTTAAAGCccactattttttatttaattggatTGTAATTTGTTTATATCTACAAATGACCTTCAAGACTTAAGTTATCAAACACTAGATAATTTAAGCATTgcattatttaataaaatttgttttatctAATCACAATTTGACTTGCATTTAGTAACTTATAACTAATCCTACTTGATCTAGGAGATTAGAATAAAATTAGACTTATAAATCCATAAGCCAACATATACCATAGAACATGTATTCTCCTCCTTTCATACAACACGCATAAAAGGTACACTCTTTCTTTCTCAGCACATGAAGGggcaattatttatttttttttgttttttgttcctCTCCACTAGCGATGACTAATTACTCTTACCAATGCATTTAGTTgtactactttttttttgtgagcGCATTTAATTGTACTTCTACAAGCACCTGCACACTTTTGGATTTAGTGTAGTACGACCAcgacctttttttctttctttttttctcagtATTTCCTGgatgtgtttattagtgttccGAGGTACTCTACAGTTTATCCCTCCATTTTCTAAATCATCACCAAGATTCATTATGGTTTCCTGTTCCTTTGATTCGACTGAAGAAGCATCATCTACTCTTTGATGGGACCGAAGTATCAAGCTCCTTTATTGTTTTTAAGAAAGTtgcatctcatatatatatatatatatatatatatgttttgttttaaagcaaccatagatgtgaacgtttatatgtttttttgtgcCTGTAATGCTGCACCGTACCTATAAAcgtcgatatatatatatttttttcagattttcttcaattgatgatgatttttttaatttagatatgATTTTCTGTAAACCACATCCAGAAAACAATTCGTTTTCGATAGCTTTTGTTGGACTTCACTCTTCTATGGGCATGTAGGGTCATCTTAAGTTTCACGTCAACAGTGCAATGACTGGTTGTTTTGCTATCCCCGGCGTTAATCGATTTCAAGGTTTGAATATGTCTTTGATTAGTAGATTCAAGGAATTGGCATTCACGGATGGTCGTCGTCCTGGCCTACCTTACCTGTGTATTGCACCACATCATAATGAGGATGACTTCATCCCACGGCCTTTGATTACCGAGAATATTGAGAACACATTTATTAGATGGGAGACATCTTTGAACCCTAGAGGAGAAATTTCATATCTTAGTGGATTTTGGGAGTGGTCCAGACGAGTTGCTAGACTCCTTAAGGATAGAAGTTTGGAGGATTTATCATTAGCAGTTGAAGCAACGACGATGGAATATCATTGTCCCCCTTCAACATATCAGGCTTTATGTGAGGTATGGTGTCCTAAAACCAATATCTTTGTGACGAGGCATGGAGAAATTGGCATTTCTCTTTGGGAAATGTGAGATATTTTTGGATTGTCTATACTTAGTGATTATTATGAAGAGGTCATTCCGAGTTTTAGGGAACTCATTGATAATAATCACCAAGTATAGACAATCTAGAAATATCTCACATTTCCCAAAGAGAAATGTCAATTTCTCCATGCCTTGCGACAAAGGTATTGGTTTCAGGACACCATACCTCACATAAAGCCCAATATGCTGAAGGGGGACGATAATATTCCATCGTTGCTGCTTCAACTGCTAATGATAAATCCTCCAAGCGTCTATCCTTAAGGAGTCCATCAACCCATATGGCCCACTCCCAAAATCCATTAAGATATGAAATTTCTCCTCTGGGGTTCAAGATGTCCCTCATCTAATAAATTTGTTCCCAATATTCTCGACAATCAAAGGCTGTGGGATGAAGTCATCCGCATTATGATGTGGTGCAATACACAAGTAAGGTAGGCCAGGACAACGGCCATCCATGAATGCCAATTCCTTGAATCTACTAATCAAAGACATATTCAAACCTTGAAATCGATTAACGCCGGGGATAGCAAAACAACCAGTCATTGCACTGTTGACGTGAAACTTAAGATGACCCTACATGCCCGTAGAAGAGTGAAGTCCAACAAAAGCTATCGAAAACGAATTGTTTTCCCTTTAAGTTTGAGATTACTAGATTCTGTAATCCATTGTGGATTAGAGTTTGAGCTGCTCTTAGAATCCGTCTTCGGAGTTGAATGCGGTTTGTAGGAAGTCAtatctaaatttaaaaaaaaatcatcatcagTTGAAGAAaatctgggaaaaaaaaagaagaaaaaggaaaaaaaaaattatcaacgtTTATAGGTACAGTGCAGCATCACAGGcacaaaagttaaacttctattgttgctttaaaacaaaacatgtatctgatatatataaatcatatatatataagacgcAACTTTCTTAAAACAATAAAGGAGCTTGAGACTTCGGTCCCATCAAAGAGTAGATGATGTTTCCTCAGCAGACTTTTGGCAAGACTCAAGAGCCGTACAAGCAGAAAGCAGGCAATGAAGCAAATAGAAGGCCAAGCTCAAAGGCCTATTTTGATTCAGATAATAGTGATTCAGAGTAAGGTTTTGCTAAGTGGACTTCATCCAGCAAGATTCCTTTTGATATTGGATTTCTCGACAAGCAAAAGTCACTTCAGCCCTTGATAGAAATTATCTTCCAAAGGCTTCAATACCTTCTGAATCAACAGAGATTGTAGAcaatgatttgaaaaaaaaatcatctgcaAAGACTTCTTATGGTAGTGAATCTTGTCAAGAATGACAGTCTCAATCTCACAATAGTTCAGTAACGTAATAAGCTCTGAAGAACCAAAGAGTGCACCTTTTATGCATGCTGTACGAAAGAAAGAGTATACCTGCTCTATGGTATATGTTGGCTTATGGGTTTATAAGCCTAATTTTATTCTAATCTCCTATATCAAGTAGAATTAGTTACAAGTTATCAAATACAAGTCAAATTGTGATTAGataaaacaaactttattagataattcaagacTTGAATTATCTAGTCTTTGATAACTTAAGTCTTGAAGGGGCATTTGTAGATATAAAAAATTacagcccaattaaataaaaatagtgGGCTTTAAATgagctctaaattaaaataatttaggaagcccaaattaaattaagttagTTAAAcggataaaatctaagataaattcaaataaaatcaaattcaaataaaataaaaataaaatcaaaaagataatctttgattaagtgatttcactacaatacccttaatgtcatgggttaaggccaagggtacatcaagtaaattccacttctccatttgcctataaataccaagctcatttgaAAAAatggggaggaaaaaaaaagtagagagaaactatctaaaGGCTCTTTCAAACttccttcaagttcaagttctccAAATCcgaaattcttagaattccttcaagtttcaaatccaagtcaagtcccaGAAGTGAAAACTCTAAGCTCttcaaatcccaaattcaagtccagcaatTAATCCAACTGgagtttattacaaattcgtagaatttgtttaaAGCGTTCAACcaaaaatcagaggattccaTATTCGGGTGGAATACATCAAGAGAAGAGATCAAATCCACTTTGATTTACACATTTGTAATTTTAACCAGGTTCTACGTGTATTTAATTTACACGAGgaatttgttgtattattactacaaaaataattatatttaattatatgCCTCTTATTATCCGCTAATCTGACTATcttcttttttgaaatatcacgGAGAATGCTTTACATTGGATCGAATTTTTGACATACATATACCTaattcaatcgattgtcaaccaaaccaCCTGTCATTGATCCGATAATCTAATCATCGAAGTCAAAACTGAACATAGAGATATTAATATTGCTAATTCATGTACCTAGCCATGAAAGTAATCGATGacaagtaataataataattatggttTTCATCtctatgttttttcaaaacaaaaatcaaattcaatataaaaaaagatATGACAATTCTAAACCACTTGGATGATAGTCTAGTGGTGAATTTCTTTGCGGTTGAACTATATGGACTCAGGAGGTCCTGAGTTCGGTTCTCATTAGGAGCAATACCTTTCCAGCCATGCACTAAGTTTTGGCCCAACATACATTGTCatcacgtgaaaaacttctgtgTGCGAGAGCCTAACAACCCGAGTTTAGCCCTATATCATATATCCAAAGggcaaacttgtatggtatcattcttgaatatcaaaaaaagaaatgacaattctaaaccgtcaaatataaactcaaaacaatagaaaaaacACCCTGCCATATGTTTACTTGTGATAATTGTGGATTGTGGACTACGGGGAGCATCAAATACGCACTTACTAGTACATATGAGAATTctgttttttattgtttattttttatttttgttttttatttttcattttcgtttTTTATTTATGTCAGATCATCATCGATTTCTTC belongs to Tripterygium wilfordii isolate XIE 37 chromosome 2, ASM1340144v1, whole genome shotgun sequence and includes:
- the LOC119981142 gene encoding metallothionein-like protein type 2 produces the protein MSCCGGNCGCGSGCKCGSGCNGCGMYPDLGFAEKASTETLIIGAAPVRTHFESSEMGFGAENGCKCGANCTCDPCTCK